In Myxocyprinus asiaticus isolate MX2 ecotype Aquarium Trade chromosome 8, UBuf_Myxa_2, whole genome shotgun sequence, a single genomic region encodes these proteins:
- the LOC127444710 gene encoding golgin subfamily A member 6-like protein 22, with amino-acid sequence MASGYKEPDELRIVLLGVSGVGKSATGNAILGRKVFKESNTPVSELQRGTVEDRNISVINTPGFNNTKLTDEELQNEMMKSLSLSHPGPHVFLLIIRLDRFTENVEKIVQKIQENFGEEYLTFTMVLFIGRENMSRREFKRFIEDEKTKELLNYFKGRYHVINSKNECGTNQIIKLLQNIDEMVWNNKGEHYNNEIYLKTQNELREDRKRKKREELIKRHMLIGETQENVKEKQYDIPIHSSELRIVLLGASGVGKSATGNAILGREVFKESSTLVSELQRGRVEDKNISVIDTPGFNNTELTVEELQNEMMMSLSLAHPGPHVFLLIIRLDRIIEDVKKIVQKIQENFGPQASRFTVVLFTQRQEMSNREWTEFRLDRKTRELLSYCEAKYHLLIHKNKRDRSQILSLLKNIDEVVRKNRREHYTIEIFMKIREEERMRKEEDRKKCRKEKERREQEKAINLERDINWQEKEVKKNRAEDWRQEEVSKEEGWNGFQRRREKFEKDRLYQPERKSQHTEGRQREKELEGLILEREKRTKQDLRIVLLGKTGTGKSATGNTILGRDLFESSSSAESLTKSCEAFSKVQADRTISVIDTPGVFDTSKPEEQVKDEIVKCVCMSAPGPHAFLLVVRADVRFTDEEKNTVKWIQKNFGETAVNYTIILFTHTEHLGDRDMSVFLKESENLQSLVNSCGGGCHSLNNVDKENRDQVTELLMKIDKMVERNGGTHYTNEMYEEAQKTIEWENFKQKATNVGKIALVALGGAAAGGAAVVAAGGAAVGAEVVGATATFLQSDISKAAMKMIANAAAAAVRRKLDEMTK; translated from the exons AGCCTGATGAGTTGAGGATTGTGCTGCTGGGAGTCTCTGGTGTTGGAAAGAGTGCAACAGGAAATGCAATTCTGGGCAGAAAAGTATTTAAAGAGAGCAACACACCAGTGAGTGAACTACAGAGAGGAACAGTAGAAGACAGAAACATCTCAGTGATCAATACTCCAGGATTCAACAACACTAAACTGACTGATGAAGAGCTGCAGAATGAAATGATGAagagtctctctctttctcatcctGGTCCTCATGTCTTCCTGCTCATCATCAGACTGGACAGATTCACTGAGAATGTGGAGAAGATTGTACAAAAGATTCAGGAGAACTTTGGAGAAGAATATTTGACGTTCACCATGGTGCTGTTTATCGGACGGGAAAATATGTCCAGAAGAGAGTTTAAGCGATTTATTGAGgatgaaaaaacaaaagaattgcTGAACTATTTTAAAGGAAGATATCATGTgataaacagcaaaaatgaatgcGGTACAAATCAGATCATAAAGCTGTTGCAGAATATTGATGAAATGGTGTGGAACAATAAAGGAGAACATTACAACAATGAGATCTACCTAAAGACTCAGAATGAACTCAGAGAagatagaaagagaaagaaacgAGAAGAGTTGATAAAAAGACACATGTTGATCGGGGAAACACAAGAGAATGTTAAGGAAAAAC AATATGACATTCCAATTCATTCGTCTGAGTTGAGGATTGTGCTGCTGGGAGCCTCTGGTGTTGGAAAGAGTGCAACAGGAAATGCAATACTGGGCAGAGAGGTGTTTAAAGAGAGCAGTACACTAGTGAGTGAACTACAGAGAGGACGAGTagaagacaaaaacatctcagtgATTGACACTCCAGGATTCAACAACACTGAACTGACTGTTGAAGAGCTGCAGAATGAAATGATGATGAGTCTTTCTCTCGCTCATCCTGGTCCTCATGTCTTCCTGCTCATTATCAGACTGGACAGAATCATAGAGGATGTCAAGAAGATTGTACAAAAAATTCAGGAGAACTTTGGACCACAAGCTTCCAGATTCACAGTGGTGTTGTTTACTCAAAGACAGGAAATGTCCAATAGAGAATGGACTGAATTTAGGCTAGATAGAAAAACCAGAGAACTTCTAAGCTACTGTGAAGCAAAATATCATTTGTTAATTCATAAAAACAAGCGAGATAGGAGCCAGATATTAAGCCTTTTGAAGAACATAGATGAAGTAGTGAGGAAGAACAGAAGAGAACATTACACTATAGAGATCTTCATGAAGATCAGAGAGGAGGAGAGGATGAGAAAAGAGGAGGATAGGAAGAAATGtcgaaaagagaaagaaagaagagagcaggAGAAGGCAATAAACCTAGAGAGGGACATAAATTGGCAAGAAAAAGAAGTGAAGAAGAACAGAGCAGAGGACTGGAGGCAAGAGGAGGTCAGTAAAGAGGAAGGGTGGAATGGATTTCAAAGAAGAAGAGAGAAATTTGAGAAAGACAGACTGTACCAACCAGAAAGAAAATCTCAACACACTGAGGGACGTCAAAGAGAAAAAGAACTAGAAGGATTGATTTTGGAGAGGGAGAAAAGAACTAAACAAG ATCTGAGGATTGTGCTGCTGGGTAAGACAGGAACAGGAAAGAGTGCAACAGGAAACACCATCCTGGGCAGAGACTTATTTGAATCTTCTTCTTCAGCTGAGTCCCTCACTAAATCCTGTGAAGCATTCAGTAAAGTGCAAGCTGATAGGACCATCTCAGTCATCGACACTCCAGGGGTTTTTGATACATCAAAGCCTGAAGAGCAGGTAAAGGATGAAATAGTGAAGTGTGTCTGCATGTCTGCTCCTGGTCCTCATGCATTCCTACTGGTGGTCAGAGCGGATGTGAGATTCACAGATGAAGAGAAGAACACAGTGAAATGGATTCAGAAGAACTTTGGAGAAACTGCTGTGAACTACACCATCATTCTGTTCACTCATACCGAACACCTGGGGGATAGAGATATGTCTGTGTTTCTTAAAGAAAGTGAAAATCTCCAATCACTGGTTAACAGCTGTGGTGGCGGATGTCACTCACTCAACAATGTGGACAAAGAAAACCGAGATCAGGTCACAGAACTGCTGATGAAAATTGACAAAATGGTGGAGAGAAATGGAGGAACGCACTACACCAATGAGATGTATGAAGAAGCCCAGAAAACTATTGAATGGGAGAATTTCAAACAAAAAGCAACAAACGTTGGTAAAATTGCGCTAGTAGCATTAGGAGGAGCAGCAGCAGGAGGTGCAGCCGTTGTAGCAGCAGGAGGAGCAGCTGTAGGAGCAGAAGTAGTAGGAGCAACAGCTACATTTTTACAATCAGACATAAGCAAAGCAGCAATGAAAATGATAGCCaacgcagcagcagcagcagtaagGAGAAAGCTAGATGAGATGACTAAATAG